Genomic window (Vibrio gallicus):
TGTTACGTTCAATTGTATGGCAATAATCCAGAATCGATAGAGCTGTGTCGTCGTTTTTTTTGGCTTGTAGGTTAGTGCTATTTTGGTGATGTTGGCGTATTTTGTCGCCTAAGAACGCACTTATCAGTGACTTTAAAGTAAGGTGCGTAAATTTATGTTTTACTTTTGCTTGTAATACAATATACTTAGTCATGTTTTGCGGATATGAGTCACGTTTCGTGTTTGTAGCGCAAAGCATTTAATAGAATTATTGCTCCATAATTATAAATCTACACCTGAGTAAGCCCCTTCTTTTTTACTCAGGTCGGAATAACACCGGTCTTGTCCCTATGCATATTGCACGTGCATAGGGATTTTTTTTGCTTGGGATTCGGTGATCCAAACTCAAATCAAAGCCTTTAATCCTAAGTGGTTTATCAAATATCAGTGGACTTGATTGTAGGGCGCGCTGTGAAAGTCAACAAAACCGTTAAGTAATTAAGTAGTATTATTGCTTTGAAATGTGTCTTTTGTAACGTATCTAAACAGATATCTAGCTAATGCGTGTTGTACATTTATTAGCACAGATATGGGCTGACATTGTGTTTGCTCCCTTATTCCATAAGCCTATATAAACACTTACTTACACCTATCAATGTTTTATAACTATTTATGGCAATTTATGGCGCTTTTTGCTGTTGATCACTTGTCTGAGTTAATGTTTGGCAACTCTTGAGCCATGGGTCACATTTATGAGTTATTGTAATACAAAAGCCTAGGGTTCCTGTTTAGACTGAGCTGGATTTGAAATAATTTTTTACAGTTTAAGGTAATGCAATGGATCTCAATACTATAATTGTTGGCATCTACTTCCTATTCTTGATTGCGATAGGTTGGATGTTTAGAACGTTTACAAGCACTACTAGTGATTACTTCCGTGGCGGCGGTAATATGCTTTGGTGGATGGTTGGTGCAACTGCGTTTATGACTCAGTTCTCAGCTTGGACATTTACTGGTGCTGCTGGTAAGGCATATAACGATGGTTTTGCAGTAGCAATCATCTTCCTGGCAAACGCATTTGGCTACTTCATGAACTTTGCGTACTTTGCGCCTAAGTTCCGCCAACTACGCGTTGTAACTGTAATTGAAGCTATTCGTATGCGCTTTGGTGCAGCGAACGAGCAAGTATTTACTTGGTCTTCAATGCCTAACAGTGTTGTATCTGCAGGTGTTTGGCTTAACGCACTAGCAATCATCGCTTCAGGTATCTTCGGTTTCGACATGACGATGACCATCTGGATTACAGGTTTGGTTGTATTAGGTATGTCTGTAACCGGCGGCTCATGGGCGGTAATCGCATCTGACTTCATGCAGATGGTTATCATCATGGCAGTAACGGTTACTTGTGCGGTAGTTGCTGTTGTTCAAGGTGGCGGTGTTGGTGAAATCATCAATAACTTCCCTGTAGGCGACACGGGTTCTTTCGTAGCGGGTAACAACCTTAACTACCTAAGCATCTTCAGCATCTGGGCATTCTTCATCTTTGTTAAGCAGTTCTCTATTACGAACAACATGCTTAACTCTTACCGTTACCTAGCGGCAAAAGATTCTAAGAACGCTAAGAAAGCGGCACTTCTTGCATGTGTACTTATGTTTGGTGGTGTATTCATCTGGTTCATGCCTTCTTGGTACATCGCAGGTCAAGGTGTAGACCTATCAGCGGCTTACCCAGATGCAGGTTCTAAAGCAGGTGACTTCGCTTACCTATACTTTGTACAAGAATACATGCCAGCAGGTATGGTTGGTCTACTTGTAGCGGCAATGTTCGCAGCAACAATGTCTTCTATGGACTCTGGTCTAAACCGTAACTCAGGTATCTTTGTTAAGAACTTCTACGAAACAGTTGTTCGTAAAGGTAAAGCTTCAGAGAAAGAGCTAGTAACCGTATCGAAGATCACTTCTACTGTATTCGGTATCTTGATTATCCTTATCGCACAGTTCATCAACTCACTTAAGGGTCTGAGCTTGTTCGATACAATGATGTACGTTGGTGCCCTAATCGGCTTCCCAATGACTATCCCTGCATTCCTTGGCTTCTTCATCAAGAAGACTCCAGACTGGGCAGGTTGGGGTACACTAATCGTTGGTGGTATCGTTTCTTACGTAGTAGGTTTCGTTATCAATGCTGACATGGTATCTCACGCATTTGGTCTAGAAGAGCTAACTAAACGTGAATGGTCTGATGTTAAGGTTGCTATCGGTCTTATCGGTCACATCGTATTCACAGGTGGTTTCTTCATCGCTTCTACTCTGTTCTACAAGCCTCTAACTGCAGAGCGTCAAGCAGACGTAGACAAGTTCTTCGGTAACCTATCAACGCCTCTAGTTGCAGAGTCTGTTGCACAGCAAAAACTGGACAACAAACAACGTGAAATGCTGGGTAAACTAATCGCGGTAGCAGGTGTTGGCGTAATGTTGATGTCGTTCCTACCTAACCCAATGTGGGGACGCGGTGTGTTCATCTTGTGCGGCCTTATCGTCGGCGGGGTTGGTATGCTGTTAGTTAAAGCTGTTGATGATTCAGTTGAGAATCTTCAAGAGAGCGCAGTAGCTAAGTAATTGTTAAATTAAACAATTCTATATAGAGCGGGCCTTGAGCCCGCTTTTTGTATGTTTGGGGTTTGATAAACCTTACTCGCCATCCCATCAAAGATGTAAGGCGCTTTGCTTACTCAATCGTTAATGTCTTATTTCCTTTCTTTGAATCTTTTTAGGCTTAAGTAATACAATAGTTAAGCCTTGAATCGCGCTTTAGTAGCCAATAAATACCTCGCTGCACCTTTGTGGTTTGTCTAATAAATTAACGAGCAGGTAAAGCTTTGTTTCGTTATGTAAATAGATATTTCTACTAGGCGAGAGTGCGAGTCTACTCACCTCAGCTAATGTTAGACCTAGATCACTTGTATGATTTTTTCATGAATATCATGCGTGCTACTTGTCACATTTAAACCTTATGGTAGTACAAGTTAGTGGCGGTTGTGGTTAAACTTTTTTGCATATACACAAGGCCTCAATCTTACAAACAAAGGTTTAACGATGGATCTCAATATAATAATTGTCGGTATCTATTTCCTATTCTTGATTGCAATAGGATGGATGTTTAGAACGTTTACAAGTACCACTAGTGACTACTTCCGTGGGGGCGGTAGCATGCTATGGTGGATGGTTGGTGCGACTGCGTTTATGACTCAGTTTAGTGCTTGGACATTTACCGGTGCTGCTGGTAAAGCATACAGCGATGGCTTTGCCGTTGCAGTAATCTTCCTTGCTAACGCATTCGGTTACTTCATGAACTACGCTTATTTTGCGCCTAAGTTCCGTCAGCTACGTGTTGTTACGGTTATTGAAGCAATTCGTATGCGTTTTGGTAAGGTGAACGAGCAAGTATTTACTTGGTCTGGCATGCCTAACTCAGTGGTATCAGCAGGTGTTTGGTTGAACGCTCTGGCAATCATTGCTTCAGGTATCTTCGGTTTTGATATGAACACCACCATTATCGCAACGGGTCTTGTGGTTCTGGTTATGTCAGTAACAGGTGGCTCATGGGCGGTAATCGCATCTGACTTTATGCAGATGGTTATCATCATGGCAGTAACCATTACTTGTGCTGTTGTTGCTATCATGCAAGGTGGCGGCGTTGGTGAAATTATCACTAACTTCCCAACCGATGAAGGCGCATCGTTTGTTTCTGGTAACAACCTTAATTATCTAAGCATCTTCGGTATCTGGGCGTTCTTCATCTTCGTTAAACAGTTCAGCATTACCAACAACATGCTTAACTCTTATCGTTACCTAGCGGCTAAAGATTCAAAGAATGCTAAAAAAGCAGCACTACTTGCTTGCATTCTTATGACTATGGGTCCACTAATTTGGTTCATGCCTTCGTGGTTTATCGCAGGTCAAGGTGTTGATCTTGCCTCTATCTACCCTGAAGCAGGCTCTAAAGCTGGTGACTTTGCTTACCTATACTTTGTACGTGAGTTCATGCCAGCAGGTATGGTGGGTCTACTGATTGCCGCAATGTTTGCCGCTACCATGTCTTCTATGGATTCAGGTCTAAACCGTAACTCAGGTATCTTTGTTAAGAACTTCTACGAACCAATTCTACGTCCAAATGCGACAGAGAAAGAGCTAGTAGTTGTGTCTAAGCTGACTTCTACCTTCTTCGGTATTGCGATTATCCTTGTGGCACTGTTCATCAACTCTCTAAAAGGTCTAAGCCTTTTCGATACCATGATGTACGTTGGTGCCCTAATTGGCTTCCCAATGACAATTCCAGCATTCTGCGGCTTCTTTATCAAGAAGACTCCAGACTGGGCAGGTTGGGGTACGCTAGTGGTCGGCGCTATCGTTTCTTACTACGTTGGTTTTGTAATCACCGCAGACATGGTTCAGAACTGGTTCGGCCTTGAGCAACTAACTGGCCGTGAGTGGTCTGATATCAAAGTCGCAATTGGTCTAAT
Coding sequences:
- a CDS encoding sodium:solute symporter family transporter, whose amino-acid sequence is MDLNTIIVGIYFLFLIAIGWMFRTFTSTTSDYFRGGGNMLWWMVGATAFMTQFSAWTFTGAAGKAYNDGFAVAIIFLANAFGYFMNFAYFAPKFRQLRVVTVIEAIRMRFGAANEQVFTWSSMPNSVVSAGVWLNALAIIASGIFGFDMTMTIWITGLVVLGMSVTGGSWAVIASDFMQMVIIMAVTVTCAVVAVVQGGGVGEIINNFPVGDTGSFVAGNNLNYLSIFSIWAFFIFVKQFSITNNMLNSYRYLAAKDSKNAKKAALLACVLMFGGVFIWFMPSWYIAGQGVDLSAAYPDAGSKAGDFAYLYFVQEYMPAGMVGLLVAAMFAATMSSMDSGLNRNSGIFVKNFYETVVRKGKASEKELVTVSKITSTVFGILIILIAQFINSLKGLSLFDTMMYVGALIGFPMTIPAFLGFFIKKTPDWAGWGTLIVGGIVSYVVGFVINADMVSHAFGLEELTKREWSDVKVAIGLIGHIVFTGGFFIASTLFYKPLTAERQADVDKFFGNLSTPLVAESVAQQKLDNKQREMLGKLIAVAGVGVMLMSFLPNPMWGRGVFILCGLIVGGVGMLLVKAVDDSVENLQESAVAK
- a CDS encoding sodium:solute symporter family protein; protein product: MDLNIIIVGIYFLFLIAIGWMFRTFTSTTSDYFRGGGSMLWWMVGATAFMTQFSAWTFTGAAGKAYSDGFAVAVIFLANAFGYFMNYAYFAPKFRQLRVVTVIEAIRMRFGKVNEQVFTWSGMPNSVVSAGVWLNALAIIASGIFGFDMNTTIIATGLVVLVMSVTGGSWAVIASDFMQMVIIMAVTITCAVVAIMQGGGVGEIITNFPTDEGASFVSGNNLNYLSIFGIWAFFIFVKQFSITNNMLNSYRYLAAKDSKNAKKAALLACILMTMGPLIWFMPSWFIAGQGVDLASIYPEAGSKAGDFAYLYFVREFMPAGMVGLLIAAMFAATMSSMDSGLNRNSGIFVKNFYEPILRPNATEKELVVVSKLTSTFFGIAIILVALFINSLKGLSLFDTMMYVGALIGFPMTIPAFCGFFIKKTPDWAGWGTLVVGAIVSYYVGFVITADMVQNWFGLEQLTGREWSDIKVAIGLIGHIVFTGGFFILSTLFYKPLPAHRQADVDKFFGNLETPLVSESTAQKKLDNKQRQMLGKLIATAGLGIMAMFFLPNDFGPSLIFVLCGVIVGGVGVLLMRAVDASVEDETETPVEEAKA